Part of the Deinococcota bacterium genome, CTGGCGACAACGTGGAGTTGGACGTGGAGCTGATCAAGCCCATCGCCATGGAAGAGGGGCTGCGCTTCGCCATTCGTGAGGGTGGCCGCACCGTGGGAGCAGGCGTCGTCAGCGCCGTGACCAAGTAAGGACTGGACGAGGTAAGAACTGGACGAGGTAAGAACTGGATGAGATAAGGGCTGAATGTCGAGACTGAGTTCGACAAGTTTTAGCTCGCTCCTCTCATCCCAGCCTTGTTCTAACCAGTCTTCTAAGAGGATAAGAGGAGAAAAAAATGGCCAGCGACGTCAGAATCAAACTCCAGCTCGAGTGCAGCGAGTGCAAGCGGCGCAACTACACCACCCATAAAAACCGCCGCAATACCACCGCCAAGCTCGAGTTCCGCAAGTACTGTCCCTGGGACCGCAAGCACACCGCGCACCGCGAAGTGAAGGTCTAGCGTGAACAAGATCGTCACCTATCTGAGGAACTCGAGGGCCGAGCTCAAGCGGGTGACCTGGCCGACTCGTACCGAAGTCATCGAGTCCACCCAGGCGACCCTGATCTTCGTCTTCATCACCGCGATCTTTCTGCTCATTACGGACTCGACCCTGGGTTTCGTTATCAGCCGACTCATCCCCTAAGCCGAGCCCACCCAGACGAGGACCTTTTATGAGTATTGAGTGGTACGCCGTACACACCTATGTAGGCCACGAGGAGAAGGTGCGCGAGAACGTGATGCAGCGCGCCCGCTCGCTCGGCATGGCCGACAAGGTGTACCAGGTCATCGTCCCCACCGAAGAGACCGTCGAGCACCGCGAGGGCAACAAGAAAGAGGTGGTGCGACGCAAGATCTTCCCAGGCTACGTCTTCGTGCAGATGGACCTGGGCGAAAATCTCGACGAGCCCAACGAGGCCTGGGAGGTCGTTCGCAACACCCCGGGCGTCACCGGCTTCGTCGGCACGGCGACGCGGGCGGTGCCGCTGAGTCGCGAAGAGGAGGCACGCATGCTCGGCACGATGGGCATCACCGGCACCAAGGAACGGCCCAAGGTCAAGATCAGCTTTGGCGTCGGCGATATGGTGCAGGTCACGGCCGGCCCCTTCGCGGACTTCACCGGCGTGGTCTCGAACCTGGACCCCGAAAAGGGCAAGGTCAAGGTGCTCGTGTCGATCTTTGGCCGCGAGACCCCCGTCGAGCTCGATTTTTCGCAAGTCGTCAGAA contains:
- the secE gene encoding preprotein translocase subunit SecE; the protein is MNKIVTYLRNSRAELKRVTWPTRTEVIESTQATLIFVFITAIFLLITDSTLGFVISRLIP
- the nusG gene encoding transcription termination/antitermination protein NusG, yielding MSIEWYAVHTYVGHEEKVRENVMQRARSLGMADKVYQVIVPTEETVEHREGNKKEVVRRKIFPGYVFVQMDLGENLDEPNEAWEVVRNTPGVTGFVGTATRAVPLSREEEARMLGTMGITGTKERPKVKISFGVGDMVQVTAGPFADFTGVVSNLDPEKGKVKVLVSIFGRETPVELDFSQVVRN
- the rpmG gene encoding 50S ribosomal protein L33 → MASDVRIKLQLECSECKRRNYTTHKNRRNTTAKLEFRKYCPWDRKHTAHREVKV
- the tuf gene encoding elongation factor Tu (EF-Tu; promotes GTP-dependent binding of aminoacyl-tRNA to the A-site of ribosomes during protein biosynthesis; when the tRNA anticodon matches the mRNA codon, GTP hydrolysis results; the inactive EF-Tu-GDP leaves the ribosome and release of GDP is promoted by elongation factor Ts; many prokaryotes have two copies of the gene encoding EF-Tu), with product GDNVELDVELIKPIAMEEGLRFAIREGGRTVGAGVVSAVTK